From the Gloeomargarita sp. SKYB120 genome, the window TGCACGACGCTCCAGGCCAAAAACGCAAAGGTCGCCGCCCCCAGCCACACATACCCCGTGCGATGGGTGCCTGCGATGGGATGGGCATCGGACAATTGACCAAACCACACCCGCGCCGGCGCCACCAACTGGTGCATAGCAATGACTCCTGCGGCCACCAACGGCGGAATCGCCAACTCGCTGATCATCACCCGGTTGAGAATTCCCAGCATGAGCACCGACATCATCCCCAAACCGGCCTGGAAGAGACCCAAGCGCACCATCGTCCACACGGTAATACGGGGGTATGGCTGACTCATATGCTTACCCTTGAGCGCTGCCCTTTTTCATTGTGGGACAATCGCTCGCTACCCGCCACGTCTGACGCGACTCTACATTTCAGGAGACATAGCATCCTATTTTAGAATGGGACTTGGGGTATACCGGACAGCTTTGTAAAACAAGGTATTGAGGCAGTGCTATGTAGGTAGTGATGCATTATAGTTGAATATAATGCCGATTTTCTAGGTTTTTAGAAAAGGACAGAGTTCTCCTAGTCAGGCGACTCACTCGCTGTCGAAGCGTGTTGTTGAAGCGCTCAATTAATGACGTCCTATCACTCCCTTTGGTACTGGCGACGTGTTGAGACTTTGGAATCACCTTCCGATAAACTGGCCAAGAATCAGTATAAAATTTTGCCCGTTTTCGTCAAATAATCGGCACTCTCTCCCATAACTTTTTTGCTGTCTCTATGCTTCTGTCTCCCACACAGGCGGCTACAATCATACGTGTCTTCCTCTCGAGAACTACCCAGAGCCACTGGAGATGCTTTTTCGAGCCGCAAAACGACCCTATCTCGTCGCATTCCAGCTGTATCTCTTCATCGTTGCGGGGCTGAATATCCATCATTTCTGATGTATTTATACAGCCAAGATTGTGAAATGCTAGTCACCCGTGAGATGGCGGCAATTGAGATACGACCATACTTCACAATCTTTTAAGACTGGCGACGGGGGCAAGTAATTATACTCATGGCTTCGCCCAAATCTAACTACCCCCTATTTTAACCATTACAATAACAGGACTATCTGATGCCAGTAACCCCAGCCCCAGATAGCTGCTGTCGATGATGAGCGACACCGCCAGGCTCAGGACCAAGACCATCCCGGCCAACAAGCTCAAAGTGACGACTATGGACACCAGGGTTAACGAACCGCTCCCCGCCGCCAAAGGTAAGGAATTCCGCGCCGTCATGGTAGTGGATTCCTTTTGTCACCCCGACGCCCCTATTGTAGGCATCCGTTTGAGCAGTGTAACGAGAGATTAAGCGTTTAAGACTGGGCGACCAAGGCGGCTGTTGAGACCTTGCTGGCTGGAGCCAAATGGGCCTGCACCTGCAAACCAAACAAAGATTCAAACCAGGTTTTTTTGTAGCTCAAATTCCACAACTCCAACGCGCAATCATCGTTGGGGTCTTGGGGGTAGAGATAGAGATGAAAATCGGGGGGATCAATCTTACACTCCAGGTGTTGAATCGCTCCAATTTGCCGTCGGTCTAGGGCCACCGCAATGCGCAAAAATGCACTCAGTCGCTCAATCATGGCTCGGCTAGATTTGTCCAGTTGACTATAATTTTCGTGTTTACGCTTCGGGGGACTCTTGCGATGATAACGGGCAATGTTGGCGATGACGGCAATTTCATTTTCCGTATAGCCCAGCAATTCCCCGTAGCGAATCAGGTAATAGGAGTGTTTGTGGTGGGCGTCGTGGCTGATGAAATGGCCGCAGTTGTGCAACATGGCCGCAGCCCATAGGTACTCTCGCTCCAAGGGGTCGCCTGGATGCAATCGCCCCTGGGTTTGGTCAAATAATTGCAAGGCCAAGGACGCGACTTGTTGCGCATGGTCCAAACGCACTTGATATTTATCGGCGAGTTTGTACACACTGCGTTGGCGCACGGAGCTTTGATACCGCAGGCGGTCGGCAATCAGCCCGTGGTTGAGCATCCAATTCACAATCAATCCTTCGCGCAGCGCCCGCTCGCAAAAAATAATTAGTTCGCAATCCAGCAAATGCATGGCTTCTTGCAGAATCATGGCGCCAGCCAGGATGATTTCTGACCGTTTGGGGGGGATATTGAGCTGGTCGCGCCGTTGCTGGTCGTTCAAGCTGCGCAGTTTTTGCACCAGGTTTTGGACCTGACTGCGACTTAATCGTTGACCTTGGAGCGGCTGAGGTGGCGGGGAATTGTTTAAGTGCGCTTGCAACAAAAACAGGGCTTCAATGGTTCCCGACGTCCCAATCATCGGCACGCGCCGCCGCCCCAATAACCGTCGGATGTCCTGGGTGGGCCACTCTAGCATCCCCTGTAAATAGGCCCGCAACCAGTTGTATTCGGCGTTGCTGATGGGATCGGTGGTGATCATTTCCTGGGTTAGGCGCACTGCCCCGACTTTCGTACTGCTTAGGTACTGCGGTTCGCCCCCGTCGCCCAGGATTAACTCGGTTGACCCACCGCCAATGTCAATGATGACGTGGGGTTGACCATTGAGTTCCATCCCCGACAAGACGCCCAGGTAAATGCAGCGGGCCTCTTCGGTGCCGGAGATTAAATCTACACTTAGCCCGGTTTCGTCGGCGACTCGCTGTAGAAATTCGTGACCATTGGGAGCTTCACGGACGGCACTGGTGGCTACAGCAAGGATGGCTTCAGCCTGGTGGGTTTGCGCCAGAGTACGGTATCGTTTCAGCGCTTGGATGGCCCGCTGCATCGCACCCGGTGTCAAATTCCCGGTATCCGGACATCGCTCCCCCAGCCGGACGGTTTCCTTCTCGCGCGCAATGACGGTAAAAGCGGGCAGGTGGGGCTGAATCTGCACCACCACCATGTGGATGGAATTGGTGCCGACGTCAATGGCTGCTAGGTTAAAGGGGGTTTTCACCACATCCCAGATGGTTATCGCCGCTACTTTATCATCTTAGGGGATGGATGTACTCCGTTTGACGCCGCCACCAATGCATCCCGGGAAGGACAAATATCGGCAAGCAAACACGCATGGCATTTGGGGTGGCGAGCCGTGCAGGTGTCGCGCCCGTGGTAGATCAACCGGATAGACCAGTTTTCCCAATCAGGTTGGGGAATGAGTTCAATCAAGTCCCGCTCGATGCGCAGGGGGTCGGTGTGGTCGGTCAAACCCAAGCGACGCGACACGCGCTTGACATGGGTGTCCACCGTGACGCCGGCATTAATCCCGTAGGCATGGGCCAGCACCACATTGGCGGTCTTGCGGGCGACCCCTGGCAGCGTGAGCAGTTGCTCCATACTTTTGGGCACCTGTCCCCCAAATTCTTGGACAATCTTGCGACAGGCACCCTGGATATGGCGAGCCTTGTTGCGGTAAAAACCGGTGGGTTTGATCAGGGTCTCTAATTCGTGAATATCGGCATTCGCTAGAGCTTGGGCGTCGGGAAACCGGGCAAACAGCGCCGGCGTCACCTGATTCACCCGCTCATCGGTGCACTGAGCCGAGAGAATGGTGGCCACGAGCAGTTGCACGGGCGTCTGGTAGTTCAGGGTGCAGGTGGCATCGGGATACCGCCGTTTGAGTCGCACCAGCACTTCGTTGGCCCGTTGTTTACGCACTGCCAGGCGTCGCAGAATTGCCATAGAGGTGCAAGCACTGCGGTTTTCAGTATAGCGATTCGTCCCGATGACATAATCAACCTGATTGGGCGAGGAGGGAACCTGTGCTGCGACCGGTGGTACTCGTAGGAGACATTGGCGGGACCAACACTCGTTTGGAGCTGCTGCACCTGGCGGACCCACCTCAGGTTTTGTCGGCCCGAAGCTACCGCAACGACGACTACCCAGATTTGACCGCTATTGGACAGGCGTTTCTCGCTCAAGCGGCTGCCCGACCGGAGCTGGCTTGTCTTGCTGTCGCCGGACCAGTGGAAGAAAATACGATGAACCTGACGAACCGCAACTGGCGGATCACGGGCGATGCGCTGGCCCAACAGTGGGACATTCCCCAGGTGCGTTTTCTCAACGACCTCGAAGCGGTCGGCTATGGGTTGTTACAGCTCACGCCGGCGGATTGGGTGGTGCTCCAGGAGGGCAAGAAGGTCCCTGGCGCGCCGATAGGGGTGGTGGCAGCCGGCACAGGACTGGGGGAATGTTTTTTGACCTGGGACGGGCAACAGTACAGAGTTTGGCCATCGGAGGGCGGTCACGTGGATTTTGCCCCGCGCAACGACCGGGAGCTGGGACTGTGGCGCTACCTGCAGGCCCAATTTGGACGGGTGTCGGCGGAACGGGTCGTTTCTGGGCCGGGCTTGTGGAACATCTACCGCTACCTGGCCCAGGTGTATCCTGAACAGGCCAAGGCAGAGATTCTCGCTCGTCAAGACCCCGCGATGATTACCGCCTGTTTGCACGACCCCCTGTGCAGCCAAGCGGTGGATATTTTTATCGCCAATTACGGCAGTGAGGCGGGCAACCTGGCGCTGAAATTGCTGGCGCGCGGGGGGATCTATCTCGCTGGCGGCATTGCCCCCCAGTTGGTGGAGCGCTTCCAGCAGGGGGGATTCCTGCGGGCTTTTTCCGATAAGGGACGCATGGGACCATTGCTGGCCCAAATCCCTGTGTATTTGATCACCAACCCCCGTGTGGGCCTGTTGGGCGCTACCGCGGCGGCGCGGTCGTTTTTAGCGGGCCAGTCGAACTGCCCACCGGCGGGTCCAAGCTGACCACGCGCAGGGCATGGGGCGGCAAAGTCACTTCCACTGGCTCCCCCACCTGCAAACCCGACCCCGCCTGGCGCACACGCACGGTCAGGCCACCGGCCATCTGCACGGTGTAGCGGGTATCCAACCCCAGGTAATCGGCACTGAGAAGATGGGCGGTAGAGTCCGCCGTACCGGGTTGCAGGTGGACTTTTTCGGGGCGAATCATCAGGGTGACCTCCGCGCCGGGGCTGTAGGTGGGTTCGCTGTGGTGCACCCGCACTAGGTGGTCGTTGGTCAAACGCACTAGCAGCCAAGGGGGATGATGCTCCACCACCGTCCCCGGGAGAAAGTTGGACTCGCCGATGAAATCCGCCACAAAGTAGCTGGTGGGGTGTTCATAGACCTGCTGGGGCGTCCCTACCTGCAACAGCCGCCCCCCCTGCATGACCGCCAGCCGGTCGGCCAGGGTCAGCGCCTCCTCCTGGTCGTGGGTGACGTAGAGAAACGTAATCCCCAACTGCTGTTGCATCTGCTTGAGTTCACTTTGCATTTGCCTGCGCAGTTTCAAATCCAAGGCCCCCAGGGGTTCATCCAGCAGCAGCACCTGGGGTTTTTGGATCAGGGCGCGTGCCAGGGCTACCCGCTGTTGCTGGCCGCCCGAGAGTTCTCGGGGATAGCGGTGCGCCAAGCCGTCCAAACGCACCAGCGCCAGCATTTCCCCCACCCGCGAGCGAATCTCTCGCCGGGACACGCCCCGCATCTCCAACCCGAAGGCAATGTTGCGGGCCACCGTCAAATGGGGAAACAGGGCGTAGTTTTGAAACACGGTGTGCACAGGACGGCGGAACGGGGGCAACCCCAGCAATGACCGGTCTCCCAAGCGAATATCCCCCCGGTCAGGCGTTTCAAACCCAGCAATCAGCCGCAAGGTCGTGGTTTTGCCGCACCCCGACGGCCCAAGCAGAGCAAAAAACTCCCCCGCTTGGACGGTAAAATCCACTCCCGCCACCGCCGGACGCGCCTCCCGACCGTAGGTTTTCCATACCTGGGAGAGGGTCAACATCAGCCCCGCCCGACTCGCAACTTAATCTCATTCCAGGCCGCCTCGTAACGCTGCAACGCCGCCGGCGGCAAATTCTCCAATACCCGGAGCCGATTCAAAACGTCAGGGGGCGGATAAATCCCCGGGTTTTGCAAGTCTTTGACCTGGATCAATCGGCGGTCAATCGCCGTTTGGTTCGGCGTGGCGTAGTGGGTGTAGTTGGCAATCTGGGCCGCTACTTCCGGGTCGAGCAAGTAGTTGATGAAGGCGTGGGCCAGCTCAACGTGGGGCGCTCCCTTGGGAATGGCCATCGCGTCCACCCACAAAATCGCCCCCTCTTTGGGGATGGCGTAGGCAATGTCCGGGTTTTGGGCCATCACCTGGAACACATCGCCGCTGTTTTCAAACGCCAGGGTCACTTCCCCCTGGTTGAGCAATTCTTCCCCCGTATCCGGCGCAAAGGCCACGACGTTGCCCCGGTGTTGGATAAGCCAATCCCGCGCCCGATTGATCTCCGCAGGGTCGGTCGTGTTAGGGTTCAACCCCAGGGCAATCAGCACGGCCCCTAGGGTCGCCCGGGATTCCTCCTGCCAGGCCACGCGGTACTGAGGGTCAAACATGGCCTGCCAACTGTCAATCACTTTGCCAGTCTGCCTACGGTTGTAGCCAATCCCTTGCGTTCCCCACAGGTAGGGCACGCTGTAGCGACCGCCGGGGTCGTAGGGCAAGTTTTGAAACCGCTTCCCTAGATGCACCCGGTTGGGCAGTTTGTCCAGCGCCAGGGGTATCAGCATCTGCTCCTGGATCATGCGGTTCACCATATAGTCCGACGGGAAGATGACGTCGTATCCAGGATTACCGGGCTTTAACTTGGCGTAGAGGGTGTCAGGGCTGTCAAAGGTGTCGTATTTGATGCGCACATTAAATTTCTTCTCGAAATCCGTGAGTACTTGGGGCGCAATATAGGTGGCCCAGTTGTACACGCTCAGGGTTTGGGTCGGTTGCGCCGGTCCGGGAGGCCGTTCCCCAAGGCCGCAGCCAAGTACCAGCCCAGCCACCCCCAGCACCACCAGCCACCACTTCCACCAGCGTCGCATCAGCCGCCTTCCTTGCACCAATCTCGCTTGGATGGGCGTTGTAGCCCCCAGGCCATGAGCACCAGCACCGAAGACGCCAGTAGCATCAGGGTCGAGATGGCATTGATCGCCGGCGTTACTGAAAATTTAATCATGCCATAGACGAAAACCGGTAGCGTGGTGGCGCCTGTCCCAGCGGTAAACAGAGTCACGACGAAATCGTCGAGCGACAGGGTAAACGCCAGCAGCGCCCCGCTCAGGACCGCCGGCGTCAACCAGGGCAAGGTAATATGCCACAGGGTCTGCCAGCGGTTGGCCCCCAAATCCATCGCCGCTTCTTCCCAGCGGGGATTCAACTCCGCCAGGCGCGCCCGCACCACCAACGTCACGAAGGAAATGGCAAAGGTGATATGGCCGATGGTCACCGTCGGCAACCCCAGGGTGAGTTCTTGGCCGGTCCAGGCCCGCCACAGGCGAAACATCCCGTGGAAAAACACCAGCAGCGACACGCCCTGGGCAATTTCTGGGATGACCAGCGGCAACAACACCAGCGCCTCGACACTCACCCGCCCCGGCCAACGCACCCGGTCGAGTCCTAGGGCCAAGGCTGTTCCCAGCGCCGTCGCCACCAGGGTCGTGACCGTCGCTACCAGGAGACTATTTGCCAGCGCCGGCCATAACCCGTAACGCCCAAAGCCCACAGTTTCGGGGAAAGCCGCTCCTTGACCCGTCAGGAGAACGCTATACCAATCCCAGGTAAACCCCCGCCAGACCCCAATAAACCGCGAGTTATTAAACGAAAAAATCACCAGTACCAGGATGGGCAGGTAGATAAACCCAATCACTCCCACCGCCCACAGGGTCAAACCACGGCGCGGCCAACCTAACCCCGATCCGACGATTCTTGTCCCTCACCGCGACGGGCGCTCCAGCCCACAAAATCCTCCGGGCGCACCTTAGAAACAAACTCCCGGAAGGCCTCCAGTTCCGCCTCGTCCGCCTCGCGGTCTACCGGGATGGACGCACTGGCCACCACTTCCTCCATCACCCAGATCGGCACATTCGCCTTAAGGGCCAGGGCAATCGCATCGCTGGGACGGGCATCTAACTGGCGAACGTCATCGCCTTGGGCCAGAAACAGCACTGCGTGAAATACATTGTCCTGCAGGGAATGGATGATCACCCGCTGGAGGGTCAGCCCCCACAATTTCCAACTGTTGAGCATCAGGTCATGGGTCAAGGGGCGGGGTAACTCCTCTCCCTCCAGGGCGCTGACAATCGCCCGCGCCTCCGCCTGCCCAATCCAAATCGGCAACGCTCGCCGTTCCGACGTATCCTTCAGGAGCACAATCGGGCTGCGGCTAAGAGCGTCTAGGGCAATCCCGGCAACTTTCATCTCAATCATGCTCGGACCTGCCGCCTCGGGGTGGTTGAACTCTATCTCTACTATACTAGGACGGAAAGGCACCAGTGGGGCACCCCATGTTTACGGGTTTGGTCCAGGCCCTGGGCCAGGTGCAGCGCTACTGCAGCGACTACATCCAGATCACGACGGCGATGCACCGTTTTCCCGACCTGGCGGTGGGCGATAGTATTGCGGTGGATGGGGTGTGTCTGACGGTCACAGCGCTGGACGCCCAGGGATTTACCGCCGCCATGTCTCCGGAAACGCGCCGGCGCAGCACCTTGGGCCAACGGCGCTGGGTAAATCTCGAAGCGGCGCTGCGGGTAGGCCAAAAACTGGGAGGCCACTTCGTCACGGGCCATGTGGATGGGGTCGGCTATCTGCAACGCACGACCATGGTCGGCCAGGACTTCTGGGAAATGGACTTTACCGCCCCGCCCGAGGTTGCGCGCTACCTGGTGCCCAAGGGAAGTATCGCGGTTAATGGAGTAAGTTTGACCATCGCCGCAGTTGCAGACGCCCTGTTTCGGGTGGCGGTGATTCCCTTGACCTACCGGAGCACCAACCTGCAGTACCTGCGCCCTGGCGACCCGGTAAACCTAGAGGCGGATATTCTGGGCAAGTACGTGGAACGGTTGCTCCAGCCTCGGTCGGTCGCGCCGGACTTGACGCTGGAAGTTCTCGCGCAACACGGGTTTGTCTAGGCCGCTACACCTTCCAGCCGGTCTTCTAGGTCAGCGTAAATCTCCCGCAACTGGGCGATGGTGTCCGCGTCCGCTTGCCACAGCCCCCGACCGTTGGCCTCCAGCAGGCGCCCCACGATATTGCGCATGGCTTGGGGGTTGAGCTTGGTCAGGCGCTCCCGCATGGTGGGGTCCAAGGCATAGGTGCGCGCCGCCGCCGTGTAGGTCCAATCGTCTACTGCACCGCTGACGGCGTCCCACCCCAGCAGGTAGGTGAAGCGGTTGCTGATCTCGGCGGCGCCGCTGTGGCCGTGCTGCAACATCCCCTCGTACCAGTGGGGGTTGAGTAGCTTGGTGCGGTATTCCAGCCGGAGCACCTGCGGCAGGTCCTCCACGCGCGTATCGGCGGTGAAGGTTTCGATGTAGTTTAATGGCACGTCGCCGCCGTGGTGCTTGCGGGCCGCCAGTTGGAGAGCACCCGACGAGGCAAAGTAGTGGTCGATGTCGGTGACCCCGAACTCGACCGAGTCAATGGTGTGGGCCACCCGCTCGACTGTGCGCAACAGCCGCTCTAGGGTTTGGGGCACGGGTTGGCCGTGGCGACCGCCCCCGTAGGCGTAGGCGTTGCGGCGGATAAACGTCTGGGCCAGGTCGTCGTCGGTTTGCCAGGCGGCGTCCTCCACCAGGTCATCTACGTAGGTGCCGTACTGGCCCGGCGGCTGGGTGAATAGGCGGGCGGTGGCCTGCTCGAAGGTCAATCCATCCTGCAGGGCCGCTTCGACATGTTTTTTGATGAAGTTCATCTCCAGGGGTTCGTCGGCACGGGCGGCTTCCTTCACCAGGCGGTCCAGGTGGTCCATCAGTTGCGCGAAGGTGTCCCGGAAGATAGGGCTGAGCTGCATCAGAACGTCAATGCGCGGGCGGCCCAGTTCCTTCAGGGGAATCAGTTGGTAGTGGCTGATTTTGCCCTGGCTGTCGTGGTGGGGTCGCGCGCCTATGAGATGTAACGCAACGGCCACCGCCTCTCCCTTGGTTTTGATGGTGTCCAGCCCCCAAATGACCTGGGCCACGGTTTCGGGGTACTGGCCGTTGTGTTCCGCCAGGTGTTTGGCCAGCAGGGCGTCGGCGATCTGTTTGCCTCGCCGGTAGGCCAGCTCGCTGGGAATCCGCCAGGGGTCAATGGCATGGATATTGCGCCCTGTGGGTAAGACCGCCAGGCCGTCCCGGATCAAATCGCCCCCTGGCGCTGGTGGGATATAGCGCCCGTTCAAGCCGCGCACCAACGCTTCCAGTTCGCTGCGGTTGTCCTGCAGGAGCTGGGCCATCCGACGGCCCATCTGGGCGGCCTCCTGCAACACCGCCCGGTCGCTTTCCGTCAGAGTTGTGCCTTGCACGGCGAGACGCTCCAGGCTCTTGAGGGGGTCTTCTCCATGAAACACGGCGCGTTCGACCCATTCCCGACAGGCTTCGTCCACCCGCTCCCGCAGGCGCAAGGCGGTGGGGTCCCCTTGCCGCGCTCGGGCCGCCAGTTCGCGGTAAGTCGGCACGGGCGTCTCTGGCGCTACTTCCCGCAGCATCAGATTCGCCAGGCCGTGCCCGTTCCCCCGCACCTTCAGCGCTTCCGTGACGGTTACCTGCTGCGACGCCAGGGGCGGGGCTTCCCCAAACACATGGAGCGAGCTGGTGATCAGGCGCTGCTCTAGGTCGCGCAGGTAGGCGTACAGGCGGGCCACATAGTCGTCAAAGGGTTCTCCTTGCAGGCGCGGGCAATCCGTGTCCAGGTTGGCCAGGGCCACTTTTTGTGCAATGGCCTCGGCCAGGGATGGGTCCCCCTGACCGCCGTGCTCCATCTGGCGCTCCCGGTAGTCCTGCACCATCGCCTGGAGAGCCGCCAGTTCCTTGTACAACCCAGCGCGGGCCAAGGGCGGTACCCCGTGGGATACCATCACGGCATAGCCCCGGCGCTTGGCGATGTTGGCCTCGCTGGGATTGTTCATCGGGTAGAGGTACAACTGGGGCAATTCACCCAGCAGCACATCGGGCCAACACTGCTGGGTCAGCCCTAGGGGTAACCCTGGCATCCATTCCACCGAGCCGTGCATCCCCACATGCACCAGAGCGTGCGCGCCGAAACCACGGCTGAGCCAGCGGTAGAACGCCAGGTATTGGTGGTGGGGGGTGTTTTCCTTGTCAAACAGCAAGCGCATTGGGTCGCCAGTGACCCCCAACCGCGGTTGCACGCCGATGTAGATGTTTCCAAACTGGAGACCGCCAATGAAAACGGCATCCCGACCCGCAGGG encodes:
- a CDS encoding spermidine/putrescine ABC transporter substrate-binding protein; this translates as MRRWWKWWLVVLGVAGLVLGCGLGERPPGPAQPTQTLSVYNWATYIAPQVLTDFEKKFNVRIKYDTFDSPDTLYAKLKPGNPGYDVIFPSDYMVNRMIQEQMLIPLALDKLPNRVHLGKRFQNLPYDPGGRYSVPYLWGTQGIGYNRRQTGKVIDSWQAMFDPQYRVAWQEESRATLGAVLIALGLNPNTTDPAEINRARDWLIQHRGNVVAFAPDTGEELLNQGEVTLAFENSGDVFQVMAQNPDIAYAIPKEGAILWVDAMAIPKGAPHVELAHAFINYLLDPEVAAQIANYTHYATPNQTAIDRRLIQVKDLQNPGIYPPPDVLNRLRVLENLPPAALQRYEAAWNEIKLRVGRG
- a CDS encoding ABC transporter permease, translated to MTLWAVGVIGFIYLPILVLVIFSFNNSRFIGVWRGFTWDWYSVLLTGQGAAFPETVGFGRYGLWPALANSLLVATVTTLVATALGTALALGLDRVRWPGRVSVEALVLLPLVIPEIAQGVSLLVFFHGMFRLWRAWTGQELTLGLPTVTIGHITFAISFVTLVVRARLAELNPRWEEAAMDLGANRWQTLWHITLPWLTPAVLSGALLAFTLSLDDFVVTLFTAGTGATTLPVFVYGMIKFSVTPAINAISTLMLLASSVLVLMAWGLQRPSKRDWCKEGG
- a CDS encoding ABC transporter ATP-binding protein; protein product: MLTLSQVWKTYGREARPAVAGVDFTVQAGEFFALLGPSGCGKTTTLRLIAGFETPDRGDIRLGDRSLLGLPPFRRPVHTVFQNYALFPHLTVARNIAFGLEMRGVSRREIRSRVGEMLALVRLDGLAHRYPRELSGGQQQRVALARALIQKPQVLLLDEPLGALDLKLRRQMQSELKQMQQQLGITFLYVTHDQEEALTLADRLAVMQGGRLLQVGTPQQVYEHPTSYFVADFIGESNFLPGTVVEHHPPWLLVRLTNDHLVRVHHSEPTYSPGAEVTLMIRPEKVHLQPGTADSTAHLLSADYLGLDTRYTVQMAGGLTVRVRQAGSGLQVGEPVEVTLPPHALRVVSLDPPVGSSTGPLKTTAPPR
- a CDS encoding bifunctional nuclease family protein codes for the protein MIEMKVAGIALDALSRSPIVLLKDTSERRALPIWIGQAEARAIVSALEGEELPRPLTHDLMLNSWKLWGLTLQRVIIHSLQDNVFHAVLFLAQGDDVRQLDARPSDAIALALKANVPIWVMEEVVASASIPVDREADEAELEAFREFVSKVRPEDFVGWSARRGEGQESSDRG
- a CDS encoding Ppx/GppA family phosphatase, which produces MVKTPFNLAAIDVGTNSIHMVVVQIQPHLPAFTVIAREKETVRLGERCPDTGNLTPGAMQRAIQALKRYRTLAQTHQAEAILAVATSAVREAPNGHEFLQRVADETGLSVDLISGTEEARCIYLGVLSGMELNGQPHVIIDIGGGSTELILGDGGEPQYLSSTKVGAVRLTQEMITTDPISNAEYNWLRAYLQGMLEWPTQDIRRLLGRRRVPMIGTSGTIEALFLLQAHLNNSPPPQPLQGQRLSRSQVQNLVQKLRSLNDQQRRDQLNIPPKRSEIILAGAMILQEAMHLLDCELIIFCERALREGLIVNWMLNHGLIADRLRYQSSVRQRSVYKLADKYQVRLDHAQQVASLALQLFDQTQGRLHPGDPLEREYLWAAAMLHNCGHFISHDAHHKHSYYLIRYGELLGYTENEIAVIANIARYHRKSPPKRKHENYSQLDKSSRAMIERLSAFLRIAVALDRRQIGAIQHLECKIDPPDFHLYLYPQDPNDDCALELWNLSYKKTWFESLFGLQVQAHLAPASKVSTAALVAQS
- a CDS encoding glucokinase; translated protein: MLRPVVLVGDIGGTNTRLELLHLADPPQVLSARSYRNDDYPDLTAIGQAFLAQAAARPELACLAVAGPVEENTMNLTNRNWRITGDALAQQWDIPQVRFLNDLEAVGYGLLQLTPADWVVLQEGKKVPGAPIGVVAAGTGLGECFLTWDGQQYRVWPSEGGHVDFAPRNDRELGLWRYLQAQFGRVSAERVVSGPGLWNIYRYLAQVYPEQAKAEILARQDPAMITACLHDPLCSQAVDIFIANYGSEAGNLALKLLARGGIYLAGGIAPQLVERFQQGGFLRAFSDKGRMGPLLAQIPVYLITNPRVGLLGATAAARSFLAGQSNCPPAGPS
- a CDS encoding riboflavin synthase; translation: MFTGLVQALGQVQRYCSDYIQITTAMHRFPDLAVGDSIAVDGVCLTVTALDAQGFTAAMSPETRRRSTLGQRRWVNLEAALRVGQKLGGHFVTGHVDGVGYLQRTTMVGQDFWEMDFTAPPEVARYLVPKGSIAVNGVSLTIAAVADALFRVAVIPLTYRSTNLQYLRPGDPVNLEADILGKYVERLLQPRSVAPDLTLEVLAQHGFV
- the bchH gene encoding magnesium chelatase subunit H, with the protein product MSKPQLVAIVGLEHFNRSVWDQVKADLAPVADLQQFTEWELERRDPAVAEAIRKADALFITMINFKEQADWLREQVAQSRAQVVLAFESMPEVMALNRLGDYVVAQRSGQKGGMPEPIKQVVRLLVRGRDEDTLYGYTQLLKLMPTLLRFLPAKLRDFKNWMQVNLYWNQPLPVNITNLFRFLLREYFGVPVEVQPVVEVPLMGLYHPDAPHFFKDLKSYRQWQAKRTHSHGRETYTVALLFFRKHLLQERSYIDALIRAMEAADLQVLPIFVAGVEGHVVVRDWLTQESVDVLVSTIGFALVGGPAGSTSPGTHRDAAIAILERLDVPYLVAQPLYVQDVTSWHSQGVGPMQAAALYDLPEMDGAINPVVIGALDHGHFTVVPDRVQRLVTRVKNWARLRHTPNREKRIAFVVYDYPPGLGKKATAALLDVPRSLLNILRRLKAEGYTVGALPETPEALLAQLEAATTLQPGGLRVTWDKFCQWTTPKERERVEQRWGPWPGDIAPAGRDAVFIGGLQFGNIYIGVQPRLGVTGDPMRLLFDKENTPHHQYLAFYRWLSRGFGAHALVHVGMHGSVEWMPGLPLGLTQQCWPDVLLGELPQLYLYPMNNPSEANIAKRRGYAVMVSHGVPPLARAGLYKELAALQAMVQDYRERQMEHGGQGDPSLAEAIAQKVALANLDTDCPRLQGEPFDDYVARLYAYLRDLEQRLITSSLHVFGEAPPLASQQVTVTEALKVRGNGHGLANLMLREVAPETPVPTYRELAARARQGDPTALRLRERVDEACREWVERAVFHGEDPLKSLERLAVQGTTLTESDRAVLQEAAQMGRRMAQLLQDNRSELEALVRGLNGRYIPPAPGGDLIRDGLAVLPTGRNIHAIDPWRIPSELAYRRGKQIADALLAKHLAEHNGQYPETVAQVIWGLDTIKTKGEAVAVALHLIGARPHHDSQGKISHYQLIPLKELGRPRIDVLMQLSPIFRDTFAQLMDHLDRLVKEAARADEPLEMNFIKKHVEAALQDGLTFEQATARLFTQPPGQYGTYVDDLVEDAAWQTDDDLAQTFIRRNAYAYGGGRHGQPVPQTLERLLRTVERVAHTIDSVEFGVTDIDHYFASSGALQLAARKHHGGDVPLNYIETFTADTRVEDLPQVLRLEYRTKLLNPHWYEGMLQHGHSGAAEISNRFTYLLGWDAVSGAVDDWTYTAAARTYALDPTMRERLTKLNPQAMRNIVGRLLEANGRGLWQADADTIAQLREIYADLEDRLEGVAA
- the nth gene encoding endonuclease III; this translates as MAILRRLAVRKQRANEVLVRLKRRYPDATCTLNYQTPVQLLVATILSAQCTDERVNQVTPALFARFPDAQALANADIHELETLIKPTGFYRNKARHIQGACRKIVQEFGGQVPKSMEQLLTLPGVARKTANVVLAHAYGINAGVTVDTHVKRVSRRLGLTDHTDPLRIERDLIELIPQPDWENWSIRLIYHGRDTCTARHPKCHACLLADICPSRDALVAASNGVHPSPKMIK